A stretch of the Zeugodacus cucurbitae isolate PBARC_wt_2022May chromosome 6, idZeuCucr1.2, whole genome shotgun sequence genome encodes the following:
- the LOC105220375 gene encoding ejaculatory bulb-specific protein 3 isoform X2 gives MKAALIFFIVVAVQYAAAQKQYTNKFDNVDVDGVLSNNRILTNYIKCLMDKGPCTPEGRELKKLLPDALQTDCSKCTDTQRKNSQKVINFLRVNRPGEWKLLLDKYDSKGIYRSKYEKQG, from the exons ATGAAGGCAGCCTTAATATTCTTCATAGTTGTTGCCGTTCAGTATGCAGCGGCGCAAAAGCAGTACACAAATAAATTCGACAATGTCGATGTAGATGGTGTTTTGTCAAATAATCGTATTTTAACTAACTACATTAAATGCCTAATGGATAAAGGACCTTGCACACCTGAAGGACGCGAGTTAAAAA AATTACTACCAGATGCTCTGCAGACGGATTGCTCAAAGTGTACAGATACTCAAaggaaaaattcacaaaaagtaataaattttcttcGTGTGAACCGCCCAGGGGAGTGGAAATTGCTACTAGACAAATACGACTCAAAAGGAATTTACAGATCTAAGTATGAGAAACAAGGTTAA
- the LOC105220375 gene encoding ejaculatory bulb-specific protein 3 isoform X1, whose translation MLNMKAALIFFIVVAVQYAAAQKQYTNKFDNVDVDGVLSNNRILTNYIKCLMDKGPCTPEGRELKKLLPDALQTDCSKCTDTQRKNSQKVINFLRVNRPGEWKLLLDKYDSKGIYRSKYEKQG comes from the exons atgc TAAACATGAAGGCAGCCTTAATATTCTTCATAGTTGTTGCCGTTCAGTATGCAGCGGCGCAAAAGCAGTACACAAATAAATTCGACAATGTCGATGTAGATGGTGTTTTGTCAAATAATCGTATTTTAACTAACTACATTAAATGCCTAATGGATAAAGGACCTTGCACACCTGAAGGACGCGAGTTAAAAA AATTACTACCAGATGCTCTGCAGACGGATTGCTCAAAGTGTACAGATACTCAAaggaaaaattcacaaaaagtaataaattttcttcGTGTGAACCGCCCAGGGGAGTGGAAATTGCTACTAGACAAATACGACTCAAAAGGAATTTACAGATCTAAGTATGAGAAACAAGGTTAA
- the LOC105220376 gene encoding uncharacterized protein LOC105220376, which produces MPSLNVMAGTSAGTTAKPGSSKATTTAAPGAKPTNQRQKAKGEARRVVAGAVSKEWPTLRVEEPSKVKYAERKRAAYILRRAHLHPPTKEELTKELKETLECAKAVLPNFSIEPPTGATKRQRSAEEAKPSAKRPKIKGEMPNRSFADVARTRIIIGVLDEGDPEGRIPRTQWKWVQAALANVALEVLLSNPGPPPSCTDAGWYQGQIKIVLVTMNDRSSSIKPPGAKLIAVDREDIPSRPTARVWIPATPSLPEQIMQLIRACNPNLPTEGWNCRTGGQAL; this is translated from the coding sequence ATGCCTAGTCTGAATGTTATGGCTGGCACCAGTGCTGGAACTACAGCTAAGCCAGGTTCcagcaaggcaacaacaacagcggcaccCGGAGCCAAGCCTACCAACCAGAGGCAGAAGGCAAAGGGAGAAGCCAGGAGAGTAGTTGCTGGTGCAGTGTCGAAAGAATGGCCTACCCTTAGGGTGGAAGAACCATCGAAGGTGAAGTATGCAGAGAGGAAACGCGCTGCATACATTCTAAGAAGAGCACACCTGCATCCACCAACCAAGGAGGAGCTCACTAAGGAGCTCAAAGAAACCTTAGAGTGTGCTAAAGCGGTTCTTCCCAATTTCAGCATAGAACCGCCAACAGGAGCAACAAAAAGGCAGAGGTCAGCTGAAGAGGCTAAGCCGTCGGCTAAGCGACCGAAGATAAAGGGTGAGATGCCCAATAGATCGTTTGCGGATGTGGCCCGGACCCGTATTATCATTGGTGTTCTGGATGAGGGAGATCCCGAAGGTAGAATTCCCAGAACCCAATGGAAATGGGTGCAAGCTGCGCTGGCTAACGTGGCCCTGGAAGTGCTACTAAGCAATCCAGGTCCACCGCCGTCATGCACAGATGCCGGTTGGTACCAGGGCCAGATTAAGATAGTACTTGTGACGATGAACGATCGGTCCAGCTCTATAAAGCCGCCTGGGGCCAAACTGATAGCGGTCGACAGGGAAGATATACCGTCTAGACCAACGGCACGAGTTTGGATACCGGCTACACCATCTCTGCCGGAACAAATTATGCAGCTGATCAGGGCTTGCAACCCTAACCTACCAACGGAGGGTTGGAACTGCCGAACTGGCGGACAGGCTCTCTAA